CCAACACCATAATTGTAAATATTTGCGCGGCCCTCAACGCGGTCTTTATGCCAATCGCAATCATGTTAGTTTATCCTGTGGTGGTACTCATATTCTCACGGGCGACGACGACCATATTCACCCCTCAGATTACGTTGAAAAAGTCTTAGAAAAAATTCATAGCGCTCCTCAACGAATTTGGGTATTTACTGAGCGCAACTTCAACGAACCGCCCGACGCTCCCTTACAATGTCCCGGAGAACTTAACCCAAAAGGGGGAGGACGCGCGCCAAAAAATACTGACGATTGTGCTGCAATTGCTGACGGTTCTACCGCCTATCCGCGCGGCGTATTTGACAGTGGTTTGCGTTACGACGATACCTATCCGTTTGGTTATTTATGGTATCTTTGGGGACAAGTTTTAGTGCGGCATGGCTGGCGAATTTCTTATTCCGATGCCACGTTTGTCTGGCATTATTGTATCCGAGAGGAACGAGAGCGCGATCGCGTCTTGTTGCAGCGAGAACTAGAATGTAACTTTTACGTGACCTTAGTTTATAATTTGTGGGTTCAACCCTCTTTAAAAAATACAGCTTGGTCTGTCGCTGCTTTATTTCGGCGCGTCCTGTTGCCCGATACCATTCCGGGCTATTATATCAGTACGCGCATAGGAATCCTGCGCGCTATGCGAGTGTTGAAGCTGGCAATAAAAGCGCGCGATCGCTACCGAATCTGTTAATTATAAAAGAACGATTCGCTCATGTCCAAAAGTTACGCCCAATACGGAGAAGACTTAGAAATTATCCGGTTTTTCGGGAAGTCACATTCGGGGTATTATGTCGATGTCGGTGCGAATAACGGATTGCGAGATAGCAATACGGCTCTTCTTGAAGAATTGGGCTGGAAAGGGTTGTTGATAGAAGCCAATCCCGAGTTAATTGGAGCCGCAGCTAAAGCGCGATCGCAAAGTATTATCGTACATTGTGCTGTCGTCGATCCGGAAAATATCGGCGAGATTGAATTTTATCAAGTCACCGGAAAGAGTGAAAACCTCGATGGTTTATCTTCAACAAAAAAAGATAGCAAATTTTTAGAAAAAGTTTCTACTTACGGCGGTAAAATTAAGGCAGTTCGCGTTGTTGCGACAACATTGGATTTAATTTTTGAACAATACAAAATTCCCGCCAATTTTGAACTATTATCATTAGATGTGGAAGGGGCAGAATTATCAGCCCTTAAAGGACTTTCTCTCGATCGCTACAAACCCAGACTGATTTTGGTCGAGGATAACTCCAACGGTGCAGATTGGCAAATCGCTCGTTATTTAAAGGCTTGGGACTATCAGCGCGTTCATCGTACTGGCGTTAATGATTGGTACGTTCGCTCTAAAGATAAAAAGTTTTTTGGCAAAAAAAGGTTAGCATTGCGCTATCAGTATCTAAAATGGTTTATTAAGTATAAAATCCTCAGAAAAAAATCATAAAGACTTGAAGCAGATCGCGATTGATGGCAGACAACTCAGTTATCCCGGCACGGGTTTAGCCCTCGTTACGGCAGAATTTTTGCTGGCGTTACAAGAACTAGGATACGGTGAATTTATCTCCGTCTTCATTCCGTCCCAAGTTAATCTTACCAATTACGGTTTAGAGAATAGCGATATTCGTTGGATTCCTGTCGAATCTCAGTATCCGTCTTGGCAGCATTGGTTAGCGCGCGCCGCAACAATTCCCGACCAAATCGAGCGCTTAGCTTGGGCAAAAGCAGTGGTTCGCAAACAAAAAGAACTGAATCTAACGGCGAGACTTTTTATCCCTTACCTCTACAATTACGGAAAGTTAAAAGAAAATATCGTTCTGATTCCAGATTTAATTTATCGCCTGGTACGCGAAGAAGTGCTGGATACCAGTCGCCCTTGGTGGTGGAACTTGCGCTATAAACTGCCGTTGCGATCGCGCTTTCGAGACTGGGAGGAAAAGCAAGTTTTACACGCGAATCGCTTAGTGGTTTATTCGGAATTTGTGAGAGATTTTGTTACCGAAACAACAGGGATTTCGCGCGATCGCATAACGCTAATTCCCCTGGCAACGCCCAGTTGGATGGAAACAGAGTACGAGCAAAATCGCGCCCCTGAAATCCTAAAAACTCATGGAATTCCAGCGCGTTTTGTGCTATATGTCGGCGGCTATGGCAGTCGGAAAAATGTACCGATGTTACTGCGAATCTGCGGTAAAATCTGGAAACTCGATCCCACCTTTCGCTGCGTATTCGTCGGCTTAACGCCAGAGTTATTGCAAAGTATTTTCGGCGTTCTCATGCGTCAAGAACTCGAAAATCCCGCCGTTCGCTCTGCTATCATCGCCCTGCCGGGACTTGATAATCGCGATTTAGCGATCCTCTATCGTCTTGCCGAATTTACCGTTTATCCGAGTTTGAGCGAAGGATTTGGCTTGCCAATTCTCGAAGCAGCAGCGGCGGAAAAACTGTGCTTGTGTGGCGATAATTCAAGTATGAAGGAAGTGCAACCTTATGCTCAGTATCGCATCAAAAGTGAAGATGAGGAAAAATGGCGCGATCGCATCCTCCACTTTTGGCAAAATCCTGCTGAAGTAGAAAGTGCAAGTCGAGATTGTGCGAAGCTGGTCGGAAATTATTCTTGGCAGGACAGTGCAAAAAGGTTGTGGGAGATATTACAAAGTTAACCGTCGAGCGCGATTATCAAATGGAGGCTTAAACTTCTCGGTTTGGCGATGCAACTTTAAAAGTATAGTTAAACATGAAAATTCTTTCCATTACAAACTGTCCCTTAGATGAAAGCTTGGGTTCCGGAAAAACGGTGATACGCTGGTCGGAAGGTCTGCGAAAGTTAGGTCACGAAGTTGATGTTTTGGAACCGAAAGATTATCAAATTTTTCCCCAACAGCGGAGAGCCTTAAAGTTTCGTTCGGCGCTGGGCGCTTGGCAGTTTATTAAGAAAAATGTATCGCTCGAACAGTACGATTTAATGGAATGCTATGGCGACGAATTTTGGCTATTGCTGCGGCAATTATCGCAGCAAAAAAAACGTCCTTTTTTAGTCGCTCATACCAATGGTTTGGAGTTGTTGCATCGCGATCGCGAACGCATTTACCATCCCCCAAAAACTTTAAAAGAACGGGCTTACAGCCTCTTCGCCGAGCAAACTCACGCGCGCTTTTCTCGCATTGCTTTCGAGCGCGTCGATGCGTTCGTTTCCATCTGCGAACTCGATCGCGCTTACGTTCTCGATCGCGGATTATACCCCCCCAACCGCACCGCCGTTATAGAACCCGGTTTAGATCCAGAATTCCTCGATATCCCCTTCAACCCCCAACGACAGCACCGCGTCGCTTACCTCGGTTCCTGGACGGAACGAAAAGACCTCGATACCCTCTGCCTCGTCGCCCGCAACCTATTGATCCGCTACCCCGACCTCAAATTTGACCTCTTTGGTACAAATATCGCCCCAGAATTCGTTTATAGCGCATTTCCGGAAACATTACACCCCCGCCTTGTCGTTCGTCCCCGCCTCGAAACAGCAGAGATGGCAAAAGGACTCGCGCAAGCAAAAGTATTCTTCTTACCCTCCCAGTATGAAGGGTTTGGCATGGCAACCGCAGAAGCAATGGCGTGCGGATGCGCCGCCGTGACAACGCCGACGGGATTCGGAGGCGATTTAAAATCGGGGGAAGACGCGATAATTTGTAATTTTAGCGATGCGGTGGCAATGGAAAGCGCGATCGCTCAATTGCTAGAGAATGAAGCGTTTCGGCTGAAAATCGCCAGAGCGGGTTACGAACGAGCGCAAAAATTGCGTTGGGATTCAGCAGTTAGTCAGTTAGAAAGCGTTTATCAAAATTGGGTTCGTCAGTAATCTTAACAAGTCGCCCTCTATAAGAATCCGGCGCATTTTCAGGTTTGGATAACGCGCCGAATTTTATCCTCAATTACAACGGTCGGTAGACGCGATAGTTAATATTAGGGAAGATGTTATCGATAATGCCGACTTTTTCTAACCAACCCGAATCTACTTTACCGCTCTTGACATCTTCGTAGATTTTATTAAAGCGTAAAAGGTGCGATCGCGTCCGCCGTACCGCATAAGGAACCATCGTCCCCGTCCGCATAATAAACGCCCAGTCCGACGATTGCGCCAATAGCACCTCCCGCGCTGCTTGATTGAGCGCCCGTTCCTCCAACTCGTCTGCCGCTTCGCGATAGCTCAATTCAATCATCCGCTCTGCTGCCTTATGTAAATGCGGATAAATCCAAGCATTCGTCTCGTTTAACCAATACTCGTGAAACCCTTTATAGCCCCAACTCGACTGCGAAGGTTTACAGACTTGTTGGGTGGGATTGCCGCGTAAATAATCGGCTAAATGGGTCATTTCATAAGTTCCTTGATCGTACCAAGACTTGCGGAATAAATAATCGATAAACCACGGACCTTCGTACCACCAGTGACCGAACAATTCAGCATCGTAGGGCGAGACAACAATCGGCGGGCGCTGCATGATTCCCGCTAAATGACCGATTTGTTGCTCCCGATTGAACATAAAATTTTCGGCGTGTTCGGCAGCTTTTTCCCTTGCCCAATAAGGATCGTAAAGTGCTTTTTCGCTTAAACCCCCATCCCGCGAGGTAATTTTATGATACTTAATCCCCGTATTTTTACGCTGCCCGTTCGGCATAATGTAGGGCTTGATGTACTCGTACTCTGCTTCCCAGCCCAAATCCTTATAAAATTCGCGATAGACGGGATCGCCGGGATAGCCGACCATTGAAGACCAGACTTGTTGAGACGATTCGTGATCTCGTCCGAACGCCGCTACCCCCGTTTCTGTAAAAATGGGGGCATAAGAGCCAAAGCGCGGACGGGGACGAGCGTAGAGCAAACCGTGTCCGTCCATAAGGAAGTAGCGCAATCCCGCATCAGCTAGCATCCGCTCTACTCCTTCGTAGTAGGCGCACTCTGGCAGCCAAATGCCTTGGGGCGGACGGCCGAAAGTTTCCTCGTAATGTTCGCAAGCAACTTTGATTTGCGCCCACACCGCCTGCGGATACATTTTCATCAACGGTAAATAGCCGTGGGTCGCACCGCAAGTGATGATTTCGAGGTTGTTCGTATCGAGGAATTGTTTAAAAGCAGAAACTAAATCGCGATCGTAGCGTTCCCAAGTTTGACGAATCGCACTAAATTCTTTGGTGTAATGTTCGGCTAAATATTTAATGTGACCGTGATGCTCGTTGTGAGAGATTTCTTTCTCCGCGAGTTCCTGAAGCAAGGAGAGATGAGCATCGTAGCGATCTTGCAGCAGGGGATCTCGCAACATTGACACCAGCGGCGGTGTCATGCTCATCGTAATCTTGAAATCAATGCCATCTCGCTTCAGCCCCTCAAAAACGTGCAACAGCGGGATGTAAGTTTCGGTGATAGCCTCGAACAGCCATTCTTCTTCAAGGACGTAATCGCTTTCGGGGTGACGAACGAAGGGTAGATGAGCGTGAAGGACGAGGGCAAAGTAGCCAAGAGCCATAGGTCTTTATTCTAGGAAGGATTCGGTGGAAGAAAATGCTAGAGGGAGCATCATCGGTTTCAGATTATCTTAAGATTTTACGCTTTAAAGGTTCGGTCTACACACAACGGACTGGCGCGGTCGGGATAAAATTATAAAATAAAGATTAAGATAAAGTGACTGGGACTGAAGCACAGGAAACCCGAAGCCCGTTTCTAAGGCGTTCTCTGGTTTGGAAACCCACATTCGCAATCCC
This portion of the Oscillatoria sp. FACHB-1406 genome encodes:
- a CDS encoding glycosyltransferase family 4 protein, whose product is MKILSITNCPLDESLGSGKTVIRWSEGLRKLGHEVDVLEPKDYQIFPQQRRALKFRSALGAWQFIKKNVSLEQYDLMECYGDEFWLLLRQLSQQKKRPFLVAHTNGLELLHRDRERIYHPPKTLKERAYSLFAEQTHARFSRIAFERVDAFVSICELDRAYVLDRGLYPPNRTAVIEPGLDPEFLDIPFNPQRQHRVAYLGSWTERKDLDTLCLVARNLLIRYPDLKFDLFGTNIAPEFVYSAFPETLHPRLVVRPRLETAEMAKGLAQAKVFFLPSQYEGFGMATAEAMACGCAAVTTPTGFGGDLKSGEDAIICNFSDAVAMESAIAQLLENEAFRLKIARAGYERAQKLRWDSAVSQLESVYQNWVRQ
- a CDS encoding FkbM family methyltransferase, with translation MSKSYAQYGEDLEIIRFFGKSHSGYYVDVGANNGLRDSNTALLEELGWKGLLIEANPELIGAAAKARSQSIIVHCAVVDPENIGEIEFYQVTGKSENLDGLSSTKKDSKFLEKVSTYGGKIKAVRVVATTLDLIFEQYKIPANFELLSLDVEGAELSALKGLSLDRYKPRLILVEDNSNGADWQIARYLKAWDYQRVHRTGVNDWYVRSKDKKFFGKKRLALRYQYLKWFIKYKILRKKS
- a CDS encoding glycosyltransferase family 1 protein, which produces MKQIAIDGRQLSYPGTGLALVTAEFLLALQELGYGEFISVFIPSQVNLTNYGLENSDIRWIPVESQYPSWQHWLARAATIPDQIERLAWAKAVVRKQKELNLTARLFIPYLYNYGKLKENIVLIPDLIYRLVREEVLDTSRPWWWNLRYKLPLRSRFRDWEEKQVLHANRLVVYSEFVRDFVTETTGISRDRITLIPLATPSWMETEYEQNRAPEILKTHGIPARFVLYVGGYGSRKNVPMLLRICGKIWKLDPTFRCVFVGLTPELLQSIFGVLMRQELENPAVRSAIIALPGLDNRDLAILYRLAEFTVYPSLSEGFGLPILEAAAAEKLCLCGDNSSMKEVQPYAQYRIKSEDEEKWRDRILHFWQNPAEVESASRDCAKLVGNYSWQDSAKRLWEILQS
- a CDS encoding glycoside hydrolase family 57 protein, with the protein product MALGYFALVLHAHLPFVRHPESDYVLEEEWLFEAITETYIPLLHVFEGLKRDGIDFKITMSMTPPLVSMLRDPLLQDRYDAHLSLLQELAEKEISHNEHHGHIKYLAEHYTKEFSAIRQTWERYDRDLVSAFKQFLDTNNLEIITCGATHGYLPLMKMYPQAVWAQIKVACEHYEETFGRPPQGIWLPECAYYEGVERMLADAGLRYFLMDGHGLLYARPRPRFGSYAPIFTETGVAAFGRDHESSQQVWSSMVGYPGDPVYREFYKDLGWEAEYEYIKPYIMPNGQRKNTGIKYHKITSRDGGLSEKALYDPYWAREKAAEHAENFMFNREQQIGHLAGIMQRPPIVVSPYDAELFGHWWYEGPWFIDYLFRKSWYDQGTYEMTHLADYLRGNPTQQVCKPSQSSWGYKGFHEYWLNETNAWIYPHLHKAAERMIELSYREAADELEERALNQAAREVLLAQSSDWAFIMRTGTMVPYAVRRTRSHLLRFNKIYEDVKSGKVDSGWLEKVGIIDNIFPNINYRVYRPL
- a CDS encoding glycosyltransferase family 2 protein; translation: MNSQPIQLSIALVTRNRPESLQRCLQSWRNQTVAPWEIVVSDDSSDEYVPKNQAIAQHHNCKYLRGPQRGLYANRNHVSLSCGGTHILTGDDDHIHPSDYVEKVLEKIHSAPQRIWVFTERNFNEPPDAPLQCPGELNPKGGGRAPKNTDDCAAIADGSTAYPRGVFDSGLRYDDTYPFGYLWYLWGQVLVRHGWRISYSDATFVWHYCIREERERDRVLLQRELECNFYVTLVYNLWVQPSLKNTAWSVAALFRRVLLPDTIPGYYISTRIGILRAMRVLKLAIKARDRYRIC